One segment of Nostoc piscinale CENA21 DNA contains the following:
- a CDS encoding competence/damage-inducible protein A: MSAEIICVGTELLLGDILNSNSQFLAQQLAKLGIPHYYQTVVGDNPERLKQVIEIAIARANILIFTGGLGPTPDDLTCETIADFFGAPLVEDPEIIEDITQKFAQRGRVMTPTNRKQALIPQGAEVLPNPTGTAPGIIWQPRSEITIFTFPGVPSEMHRMWYETAVPFLQSQGWGKEIIYSRSLRFWGIGESALAEKVSSYFNLPNPTVAPYAGKGEVRLRISAKAASEAAAEELIAPIEQQLKEIAGLDCYGADDDTLASVVGELLRSAGETVSVAESCTGGGLGQMFTEIAGSSDYFWGGVISYDNSAKVRLLGVNPEDLEKFGAVSPVVAEQMAIGVKSCLETTWGLSITGIAGPGGGTDTKPVGLVYIGLAGPNDEVKSFEHRFGTMRDRWFIRHLSACTALDLLRRRLLTK, translated from the coding sequence ATGAGTGCAGAAATTATTTGTGTTGGTACTGAACTGCTATTAGGCGATATCCTCAACAGTAATTCTCAATTCCTCGCCCAACAATTAGCGAAACTCGGCATTCCTCACTATTATCAAACCGTGGTGGGGGATAATCCCGAAAGATTAAAGCAAGTTATTGAAATTGCTATTGCTAGAGCGAATATTTTAATTTTTACTGGTGGTCTTGGCCCCACGCCAGATGATTTAACTTGTGAAACTATTGCAGATTTTTTTGGCGCACCTTTAGTAGAAGATCCAGAAATTATCGAAGATATTACTCAGAAATTTGCTCAACGGGGTCGAGTGATGACTCCTACTAACCGCAAGCAAGCTTTAATTCCCCAAGGCGCTGAAGTTTTACCCAACCCTACAGGAACCGCACCGGGGATTATTTGGCAACCTCGTTCTGAAATTACGATTTTTACCTTCCCTGGTGTTCCTAGTGAAATGCACAGGATGTGGTACGAAACAGCAGTACCATTTCTGCAAAGCCAAGGTTGGGGTAAGGAAATTATTTATAGCCGGAGTTTAAGATTTTGGGGTATTGGAGAATCGGCTTTAGCGGAAAAAGTGTCTTCTTATTTCAACTTACCCAACCCGACAGTTGCACCTTATGCGGGTAAGGGAGAGGTAAGACTAAGAATTTCTGCCAAAGCAGCATCAGAAGCCGCCGCCGAGGAATTGATTGCACCTATTGAACAACAACTGAAAGAAATTGCAGGGTTAGATTGTTATGGTGCTGATGATGATACTTTAGCTTCTGTGGTTGGTGAGTTGTTGCGTTCAGCAGGCGAAACAGTATCAGTAGCTGAATCTTGTACTGGTGGTGGACTGGGGCAAATGTTCACAGAAATTGCTGGTAGTTCTGATTATTTTTGGGGTGGGGTAATTTCTTACGACAACTCGGCAAAGGTGCGGTTATTGGGGGTGAACCCAGAAGATTTAGAGAAATTTGGGGCTGTGAGTCCTGTGGTTGCGGAACAAATGGCAATTGGCGTGAAAAGCTGCTTGGAAACTACTTGGGGACTCAGTATTACTGGGATTGCTGGCCCTGGTGGCGGAACGGATACCAAGCCTGTGGGTTTAGTTTATATCGGTTTAGCCGGGCCGAATGATGAAGTGAAAAGTTTTGAGCATCGTTTTGGGACAATGCGCGATCGCTGGTTTATTCGTCATTTAAGCGCCTGTACAGCCTTGGATTTGCTGCGTCGGCGGTTATTGACGAAGTAG
- a CDS encoding glycosyltransferase family 4 protein yields the protein MPAQIYHLIAFLVAAVVVLWTTPDVKNIGIKSGTVDKPGGRKVHERPMVRLGGVSIFAGTLISLLIVWWLGGFANLPPDKEWQIWGVTLGGLGFFLIGLADDLLNLSPLGRLILQVIVAAGAWKAGVSIDFIKVPTIGIVDLNWLSLPITVIWLVGMVNAINWIDGLDGLAAGVSGIAAIVMLLVSLFMHQPAAALIAAALAGAALGFLRYNFNPAQIFMGDGGSYFMGFTLAAVGVIGLVKVPAFTAVILPYLILAVPILDMSAVILTRIRRGQLPWVADRCHLHHRLLQAGLSHRWTVLFIYTLTLWVGSLALAIAGIPSGIAYAFGTTSLLTYTSWRVWKRSQQK from the coding sequence ATGCCTGCTCAGATTTATCATCTGATTGCCTTCCTAGTCGCAGCCGTAGTTGTTCTCTGGACTACGCCTGATGTAAAAAACATTGGTATAAAAAGTGGAACTGTAGATAAACCTGGTGGTCGAAAAGTTCATGAACGCCCAATGGTACGTCTTGGAGGAGTTTCTATCTTCGCAGGTACTCTTATTTCCTTACTCATTGTTTGGTGGCTAGGTGGATTTGCTAATTTACCGCCTGACAAAGAATGGCAAATTTGGGGCGTTACCTTGGGGGGTTTAGGCTTTTTTCTCATTGGTTTAGCAGACGATTTACTCAATCTATCTCCCTTGGGAAGATTGATTTTACAAGTAATTGTTGCTGCTGGGGCGTGGAAAGCAGGTGTAAGTATAGACTTTATCAAAGTCCCCACAATTGGGATAGTTGACTTGAACTGGCTAAGTTTACCGATTACCGTGATTTGGCTGGTGGGGATGGTAAATGCTATCAACTGGATTGACGGTTTAGATGGTTTAGCTGCTGGTGTGTCGGGAATTGCAGCCATAGTTATGCTTTTGGTGTCCTTATTTATGCACCAACCAGCCGCAGCCTTAATTGCAGCTGCTTTAGCTGGCGCAGCATTAGGTTTTCTCCGCTATAATTTCAACCCCGCCCAAATCTTTATGGGAGATGGTGGGTCTTATTTTATGGGATTCACCCTAGCGGCTGTAGGCGTAATTGGTTTGGTGAAAGTTCCAGCTTTTACCGCCGTAATTTTGCCTTATTTAATTTTGGCAGTACCAATTTTAGATATGTCCGCAGTCATTTTGACTCGCATTCGTCGTGGTCAATTGCCTTGGGTAGCAGATAGATGTCACTTGCACCATAGATTACTACAAGCTGGTTTATCTCATCGCTGGACTGTGTTATTTATTTATACACTCACACTCTGGGTTGGCAGTTTAGCTTTAGCCATAGCTGGTATCCCTAGTGGTATTGCTTATGCTTTTGGTACAACTTCATTGTTAACTTACACCAGTTGGCGAGTTTGGAAACGCTCTCAGCAAAAGTAA